A region of Euzebya tangerina DNA encodes the following proteins:
- a CDS encoding nucleotide sugar dehydrogenase, whose translation MNVEEIKGRLADRSATVAVIGQGYVGLSVALAAAKAGLRVIGIDTNRSLIEGLADGRLVVAGVREDAFAEGIATGRMTFTTQPDGIGAADIVLLCVPTPVRDHNPDLSAVEEAGLTVGEYLSPGALVILESTTYPGTTEQVLCPQIEKGGLAAGVDFLLAYSAERIDPGNTAFTFADIPRVVGGIDPASSAVAQAFYALLVDVVHPVSSCRAAEMAKLLENTYRMVNIALVNELAMVCSDQGISPWEVIDAAATKPFGFERFLPGPGVGGHCIPIDPTYLTWQSRRDTGRPYRLVELANDINAEMPGYVVSRVAEILNEESRAVKGSKILALGVTYKPDVGDLRESAAVQVIRRLVRQDAQVTFHDPFIDEVEVDGVILHGSELTDELIADADLVAVLTPHSAFDLDHVVEVAGTVFDARNAIGAAPGVVVL comes from the coding sequence GTGAACGTCGAGGAGATCAAGGGCCGCTTGGCCGACCGGTCCGCCACCGTTGCCGTGATCGGGCAGGGCTACGTCGGGCTGTCGGTGGCGTTGGCCGCCGCCAAAGCCGGGCTGCGCGTGATCGGGATCGACACCAACCGCTCGCTGATCGAGGGGCTGGCCGATGGCCGACTGGTGGTCGCAGGGGTTCGCGAGGACGCCTTCGCCGAGGGCATCGCCACCGGCCGGATGACCTTCACCACCCAGCCGGACGGGATCGGCGCGGCCGACATCGTCCTGCTGTGCGTGCCGACGCCGGTGCGGGACCACAACCCCGACCTGTCTGCTGTGGAGGAGGCCGGTCTGACCGTCGGCGAGTACCTCTCGCCCGGCGCCCTGGTGATCCTCGAGTCCACGACCTACCCGGGCACGACGGAGCAGGTCCTGTGCCCGCAGATCGAGAAAGGCGGACTGGCGGCCGGGGTCGACTTCCTGCTGGCCTACTCCGCCGAGCGGATCGACCCCGGCAACACGGCCTTCACCTTCGCCGACATCCCGCGAGTCGTCGGCGGGATCGACCCCGCGTCCTCGGCCGTCGCGCAGGCGTTCTACGCGCTGCTGGTGGACGTGGTGCACCCGGTCTCCTCGTGCCGGGCGGCCGAGATGGCCAAGCTGCTCGAGAACACCTACCGCATGGTCAACATCGCGTTGGTCAACGAGCTTGCGATGGTGTGCAGCGACCAGGGGATCAGTCCGTGGGAGGTCATCGACGCCGCGGCGACCAAGCCGTTCGGGTTCGAGCGGTTCCTCCCGGGGCCAGGTGTCGGCGGGCACTGCATCCCGATCGACCCGACCTACCTGACCTGGCAGTCACGCCGGGACACCGGTCGGCCGTACCGGCTGGTCGAGCTGGCCAACGACATCAACGCCGAGATGCCGGGGTACGTCGTCTCGCGTGTCGCGGAGATCCTCAACGAGGAGTCCCGCGCGGTGAAGGGCAGCAAGATCCTGGCGCTCGGGGTCACCTACAAGCCGGACGTCGGCGACCTGCGCGAGTCCGCCGCGGTCCAGGTCATCCGCCGGCTGGTCCGACAGGACGCACAGGTGACCTTCCACGACCCGTTCATCGACGAGGTGGAGGTGGACGGCGTCATCCTCCACGGCTCGGAGCTGACCGACGAGCTGATCGCCGACGCCGACCTGGTTGCGGTGCTGACACCCCACTCAGCCTTCGACCTCGATCACGTCGTCGAGGTGGCGGGGACGGTCTTCGATGCCCGGAACGCGATCGGAGCGGCGCCCGGCGTGGTCGTCCTGTAG
- a CDS encoding NAD-dependent epimerase/dehydratase family protein, whose protein sequence is MGKTVLVTGGAGFIGTNLVARLLATEGIDQVRVLDDRSAGDHGTLADLTGEPTHPVGNLTDPVGNLTDPVGNLTDSRGSILDPSALAEATDGVDAIVHLAARASVPESVANPVDSHAVNVTGTVRVLEAARQAGNAQVIVASSAALYGADPTLPTPETTPPDPRSPYAATKLATEASTMAWSATYDLPVLPLRFFNVYGPYQPPGHVYAAAIPAFAAAVVEGTPVTVFGDGSQTRDFVYVDDVAWLITRAITHGLTSPVPVNVAAGTRTSLLEIIDRLGQAAGTTVATEFGPPRAGDVQRSQADISRLQALVPSWSPTPLADGLAATLDWMRVHLRGR, encoded by the coding sequence GTGGGCAAGACCGTCCTGGTGACCGGCGGGGCCGGGTTCATCGGCACCAACCTGGTCGCGCGGCTGCTGGCGACCGAGGGGATCGACCAGGTGCGCGTTCTCGACGACCGCTCGGCGGGCGACCACGGGACGCTTGCTGATCTGACGGGGGAGCCCACCCACCCGGTGGGGAACCTGACCGACCCGGTGGGGAACCTGACCGACCCGGTGGGGAACCTGACCGACAGCCGGGGTTCGATCCTCGACCCCTCGGCGCTGGCGGAGGCGACCGACGGGGTCGACGCCATCGTCCACCTGGCCGCTCGTGCCTCGGTGCCCGAGTCGGTGGCCAACCCCGTCGACAGCCACGCGGTCAACGTGACGGGCACTGTGCGGGTGCTGGAGGCGGCCCGGCAGGCCGGGAACGCCCAGGTCATCGTGGCCTCCTCCGCCGCCCTGTACGGCGCCGACCCGACCCTCCCCACACCGGAGACAACCCCACCTGACCCCCGCAGCCCCTACGCTGCGACGAAGCTGGCGACGGAGGCGAGCACCATGGCCTGGTCGGCGACCTACGACCTGCCGGTCCTACCGCTCCGCTTCTTCAACGTCTACGGGCCGTACCAGCCCCCGGGGCACGTCTACGCCGCCGCCATCCCGGCCTTCGCCGCAGCGGTGGTGGAGGGGACGCCCGTCACGGTGTTCGGCGACGGCTCGCAAACGCGCGACTTCGTGTACGTCGACGACGTCGCCTGGCTGATCACGAGGGCCATCACACACGGGTTGACCTCGCCGGTACCGGTCAACGTGGCGGCCGGAACCCGCACGTCGCTGCTGGAGATCATCGACCGGCTTGGCCAGGCTGCCGGGACCACCGTGGCCACCGAGTTCGGTCCGCCTCGGGCGGGGGACGTTCAGCGCTCCCAGGCGGACATCTCCCGGCTGCAGGCCCTGGTGCCATCGTGGTCCCCGACGCCGCTGGCGGATGGCCTGGCGGCAACGCTCGACTGGATGCGGGTGCACCTGCGCGGGAGGTAG
- a CDS encoding dihydrolipoyl dehydrogenase — protein sequence MSAAEAAPAETTTDADVIVLGGGPGGYGVALRAAVQGLTVAMVEADRVGGTCLHWGCIPSKAMLHVGSVMDEAREADRFGLDLTVEGLDLARMAAFREGVQEQLTRGLEGLIQARRIHVANGFGRIVQPLGRSEQTGEFIHRVAVSGESSIGESSTGEILQAPHIVVATGSTVRTLPGIEIDGEVVITSDEATKLKRVPDKAVVIGSGAVGLEFASLFRSLGATEVTIVEALDRIAPLEDPDLSKGLARAYRKRGITTVAGTTADSVTVVEGPTGRAAAVSLSDGQSLVVDTVLVAVGRAPRTAGIGLVTAGQGSRSDGPTEYEVLDARGYVSTDEWGRTAIDGIWAVGDVLAPPALALAHAGFAEGFVVADQIAAANGLHEDHVTPVDYAQVPRVTYSTPEVASVGLTEAQAVERFGADAVATATYSLKGNAKGIIHGSDGFTKVVTGGPDGAVLGVHILGPHATDLIAEAQLITSWGALPAEVGALVHPHPTLAEAMGEVHMAAADLPFHSH from the coding sequence ATGAGCGCAGCGGAAGCGGCACCGGCGGAGACCACCACCGACGCCGATGTCATCGTCCTCGGCGGCGGTCCGGGTGGGTACGGCGTGGCCTTGCGCGCGGCTGTCCAGGGCCTGACGGTGGCCATGGTCGAAGCCGACCGGGTCGGCGGGACCTGCCTGCACTGGGGGTGCATCCCATCCAAGGCGATGCTGCACGTCGGCTCGGTCATGGACGAGGCGCGTGAGGCCGACCGCTTCGGGCTCGACCTCACCGTGGAGGGACTCGACCTCGCCCGCATGGCCGCCTTCCGCGAGGGTGTCCAGGAGCAGCTCACGCGGGGGCTCGAAGGGCTGATCCAGGCGCGTCGGATCCACGTCGCCAACGGGTTCGGGCGGATCGTGCAGCCGCTCGGGCGCTCGGAGCAGACAGGGGAGTTCATCCACCGCGTGGCCGTGTCGGGTGAGTCGTCGATCGGCGAGTCGTCGACCGGGGAGATCCTGCAGGCCCCCCACATCGTGGTGGCGACCGGCTCGACAGTCCGCACCCTCCCCGGCATCGAGATCGATGGTGAGGTGGTGATCACCTCCGACGAGGCGACCAAGCTCAAGCGGGTTCCCGACAAGGCCGTGGTGATCGGGTCCGGCGCCGTGGGCCTGGAGTTCGCGAGCCTCTTCCGCTCACTCGGCGCGACCGAGGTCACGATCGTCGAGGCCCTCGACCGGATTGCCCCGCTGGAGGACCCCGACCTCTCCAAGGGCCTGGCCCGCGCCTACCGCAAGCGGGGGATCACCACCGTTGCCGGCACGACCGCAGACTCCGTCACCGTTGTGGAGGGGCCGACGGGCCGCGCCGCAGCCGTCAGCCTCTCGGATGGGCAGTCGCTGGTCGTCGACACCGTCCTGGTTGCGGTCGGCCGGGCCCCCCGGACCGCCGGCATCGGGCTGGTCACGGCCGGACAGGGGTCCCGATCGGACGGGCCCACCGAGTACGAGGTCCTGGACGCGCGCGGCTACGTCAGCACCGATGAGTGGGGGCGCACCGCCATCGACGGCATCTGGGCCGTCGGCGATGTGCTCGCACCACCGGCGCTGGCGCTGGCACACGCCGGCTTCGCGGAGGGCTTCGTCGTGGCAGACCAGATCGCCGCCGCGAACGGCCTGCACGAGGACCACGTCACGCCGGTCGACTACGCCCAGGTCCCGCGGGTCACGTACAGCACGCCGGAGGTGGCCTCGGTCGGGTTGACCGAAGCACAGGCCGTCGAGCGCTTCGGCGCTGACGCTGTCGCGACGGCGACCTACTCGTTGAAGGGCAATGCCAAGGGGATCATCCACGGCTCGGACGGGTTCACCAAGGTGGTCACCGGCGGGCCGGACGGGGCTGTCCTCGGTGTCCACATCCTCGGCCCACACGCCACGGACCTGATCGCCGAGGCCCAGCTCATCACCTCGTGGGGAGCCCTACCGGCAGAGGTGGGCGCTCTGGTCCACCCGCACCCGACGCTGGCCGAAGCCATGGGTGAGGTGCACATGGCCGCCGCCGATCTACCGTTCCACTCGCACTGA
- a CDS encoding dihydrolipoamide acetyltransferase family protein, with amino-acid sequence MSQREFMMPDLGEGLTEGEVVAWLVAVGDTVEVDQYIAEVETAKAVVEVPSPFAGTVTTLHAQPGEEVAVGEPLITIDVGGEGSSSGATGSAGESGSAGADGDLSSGDAPGTAISATGSAEAAAEAPSGDSGSGEDRSESGSVLVGYGTSGGGGSRRRRVTSSAGADSAHDGARSGANRHMEGSGPDRVESPAPVERDGRPKAKPPVRKLAKDLGVDLDVVAGSGEDGVITREDVHAAADTSSRAESPTVPAESPTVPAESPTVPAESPAEAAQARAATDPSAIAAEHAAAASAEAGARDTGSSTAGVAASADGSSETRIPMGQIRKAISAQMGRSRREIPEAVTWVEADATPLWKLRRKLNEASETKISPLALIMRMAVAGLRAYPSLNASLDVETEEIVQYGHVNLGIAAQTPRGLVVPVIPDAHIMTTVQLAAALNEKAETARAGKLTPTEMSGGTFTISNYGAFGVDGGDMVINHPEVAILGVGRITDKPWVTGGKIKVRKVITYSIAFDHRVCDGGEGAGFLRLLADMTEDPTQLVANL; translated from the coding sequence GTGAGCCAGCGCGAGTTCATGATGCCCGACCTCGGTGAGGGGCTGACGGAGGGCGAGGTCGTGGCCTGGCTGGTTGCGGTCGGCGACACCGTCGAGGTGGACCAGTACATCGCCGAGGTGGAGACCGCGAAGGCCGTTGTGGAGGTGCCCTCTCCGTTCGCGGGGACGGTGACCACTCTGCACGCCCAGCCAGGCGAGGAGGTGGCCGTCGGCGAGCCGCTCATCACCATCGATGTCGGAGGTGAGGGGTCCTCGAGCGGCGCGACGGGGTCGGCGGGCGAGTCGGGGTCAGCAGGAGCAGACGGGGACCTCTCCTCGGGTGACGCACCGGGGACGGCGATCTCGGCAACCGGGTCGGCAGAGGCCGCGGCGGAGGCACCATCCGGCGACAGCGGTTCCGGGGAGGACCGCAGTGAGTCGGGCAGTGTGCTGGTGGGGTACGGGACCTCGGGTGGCGGGGGCTCTCGGCGGCGCCGGGTGACCTCGTCAGCTGGTGCTGACTCGGCCCACGATGGTGCACGATCGGGGGCTAACCGCCACATGGAGGGTTCAGGCCCCGATCGTGTCGAATCGCCCGCGCCGGTCGAGCGCGACGGGCGCCCCAAGGCCAAGCCGCCGGTCCGCAAGCTGGCCAAGGACCTGGGAGTCGACCTGGACGTCGTCGCCGGCAGCGGTGAGGACGGAGTCATCACGCGCGAGGACGTTCACGCCGCCGCCGACACCTCATCCCGAGCGGAGAGCCCGACCGTCCCGGCGGAGAGCCCGACCGTCCCGGCGGAGAGCCCGACCGTCCCGGCGGAGAGCCCGGCCGAGGCCGCCCAGGCCCGTGCCGCGACCGACCCCTCAGCCATCGCCGCCGAGCACGCGGCTGCCGCCTCAGCCGAGGCCGGCGCACGCGACACCGGGTCCTCGACCGCCGGAGTGGCCGCGTCCGCGGACGGGAGCAGCGAGACCCGGATCCCGATGGGGCAGATCCGCAAGGCCATCTCCGCCCAGATGGGCCGCTCGCGCCGCGAGATCCCCGAAGCCGTCACCTGGGTCGAGGCCGATGCCACCCCGCTGTGGAAGCTGCGGAGGAAGCTGAACGAGGCGTCGGAGACCAAGATCAGCCCGCTCGCGCTCATCATGCGGATGGCCGTCGCCGGGCTGCGTGCGTACCCCTCGCTGAACGCCTCGCTGGACGTCGAGACCGAGGAGATCGTCCAGTACGGCCACGTCAACCTGGGCATCGCCGCCCAGACACCCCGCGGACTGGTCGTCCCGGTCATCCCCGACGCCCACATCATGACCACCGTGCAGCTGGCAGCCGCCCTGAACGAGAAGGCCGAGACAGCTCGTGCCGGCAAGCTCACCCCGACGGAGATGAGCGGCGGGACCTTCACCATCTCCAACTACGGGGCGTTCGGGGTCGATGGTGGCGACATGGTCATCAACCACCCGGAGGTCGCCATCCTCGGCGTGGGGAGGATCACCGACAAGCCCTGGGTCACCGGCGGCAAGATCAAGGTCCGCAAGGTCATCACCTACTCCATCGCCTTCGACCACCGGGTGTGCGACGGCGGCGAGGGGGCAGGGTTCCTCCGCCTGCTGGCTGACATGACCGAGGATCCGACCCAGCTGGTCGCCAACCTGTGA
- a CDS encoding alpha-ketoacid dehydrogenase subunit beta, whose amino-acid sequence MAITMAQALNQSLHDAFEKDDRVVLFGEDVGTLGGVFRITDKLQERFGDQRCFDTPLAEAGIAGTAVGMAMYGFRPIIEMQFDGFTYPAFEQIVSHIAKMRNRSRGTVTMPITIRIPFGGGIGAVEHHSESPEAYFAHTAGLKVVTPGTPADAYSLLTESIFSDDPVVFFEPKRRYWMKEDAILPITTEPIGQSVVRRPGTTATLAAYGPMVKTCLETAEAAEAEGWDLEVIDIRSLVPFDHGTIVESVERTGRLVVVHEAQTTAGFGAEVAARVQQHAFYSLEAPVQRVGGFDIPYPAAMLEEFFLPDVDRILDAVATTLEY is encoded by the coding sequence ATGGCGATCACCATGGCTCAGGCCCTGAACCAGTCCCTGCACGATGCCTTCGAGAAGGACGACCGGGTGGTCCTCTTCGGTGAGGACGTGGGAACCCTTGGCGGGGTCTTCCGGATCACCGACAAGCTGCAGGAGCGGTTCGGTGACCAACGCTGCTTCGACACCCCGCTGGCCGAGGCAGGCATCGCGGGGACCGCGGTCGGGATGGCCATGTACGGCTTCCGCCCGATCATCGAGATGCAGTTCGACGGCTTCACCTACCCCGCCTTCGAGCAGATCGTGTCCCACATCGCCAAGATGCGGAACCGGTCGCGCGGGACGGTGACGATGCCGATCACGATCCGGATCCCCTTCGGCGGGGGGATCGGAGCGGTGGAGCACCACTCCGAGTCGCCCGAGGCCTACTTCGCCCACACGGCCGGCCTGAAGGTTGTCACGCCGGGGACGCCCGCAGACGCCTACTCCCTGCTGACCGAGTCGATCTTCTCCGACGATCCGGTCGTCTTCTTCGAGCCCAAGCGCCGGTACTGGATGAAGGAGGACGCGATCCTCCCCATCACCACCGAGCCCATCGGCCAGTCCGTCGTCCGTCGGCCGGGGACCACGGCGACGCTGGCAGCCTACGGGCCGATGGTCAAGACCTGCCTGGAGACGGCCGAGGCCGCGGAGGCGGAGGGGTGGGACCTCGAGGTCATCGACATCCGCTCGTTGGTGCCGTTCGACCACGGCACGATCGTGGAGTCGGTCGAGCGGACCGGACGGCTGGTCGTGGTGCACGAGGCGCAGACGACAGCCGGGTTCGGTGCCGAGGTGGCGGCCAGGGTGCAGCAGCACGCGTTCTACTCGCTGGAGGCGCCGGTCCAGCGCGTTGGCGGCTTCGACATCCCCTATCCGGCGGCGATGCTCGAGGAGTTCTTCCTGCCGGACGTGGACCGAATCCTGGATGCCGTCGCGACGACGCTGGAGTACTGA
- the pdhA gene encoding pyruvate dehydrogenase (acetyl-transferring) E1 component subunit alpha, producing MNRSEPAALDQRYLQLLPPAEPVQLLDDDGVLHENPDFPIDDLGPDDLRNLYRYMVVSRRIDKQAISLQRQGQLGVYASLLGQEAAQVGGAYALEDRDWMFPSFREMGAAIVRGLEPGQLLHQWRGTWLSGHNPYDSNFALMSIPIGTQAIHGAGYAIAAAFDGEDIVVMTYFGDGATSEGDPHEAMNFAAVYDAPCIFFVQNNQYAISTPLSEQTRAPTIAHKGIGYGIPGYRVDGNDVLATYAVTRRAVQRARAGEGPSLIEAVTYRMEAHTTSDDPTRYRTPEEMDEWQRRDPIARFGAYLSAEGLMDDELKDRIDADVETLASGIREEIYEAPHGDPMELFEHVYVDPPAEFADQRALLTRELDAGTNGTEG from the coding sequence ATGAACCGATCCGAGCCCGCTGCGCTTGATCAGCGCTACCTGCAGCTGTTGCCTCCGGCAGAGCCCGTCCAACTGCTCGACGACGACGGGGTGCTGCACGAGAACCCGGACTTCCCGATCGACGACCTGGGTCCCGACGACCTGCGCAACCTGTATCGCTACATGGTGGTCAGCCGGCGGATCGACAAGCAGGCCATCAGCCTGCAACGCCAGGGGCAGCTCGGGGTCTACGCCTCACTGCTGGGGCAGGAGGCCGCCCAGGTCGGCGGCGCGTACGCGCTGGAGGACCGTGACTGGATGTTCCCCTCGTTCCGGGAGATGGGTGCCGCCATCGTCCGGGGCCTCGAGCCGGGGCAGCTGCTGCACCAGTGGCGGGGGACGTGGCTGTCGGGCCACAACCCCTACGACTCCAACTTCGCGCTGATGAGCATCCCGATCGGCACCCAGGCCATCCACGGGGCCGGCTACGCCATCGCTGCCGCGTTCGACGGCGAGGACATCGTCGTCATGACCTACTTCGGCGACGGCGCCACCAGTGAGGGCGACCCGCACGAGGCGATGAACTTCGCCGCGGTGTACGACGCTCCCTGCATCTTCTTCGTCCAGAACAACCAGTACGCCATCTCGACGCCCCTCAGCGAGCAGACCCGCGCCCCCACGATCGCCCACAAGGGCATCGGCTACGGGATCCCCGGCTACCGCGTCGACGGCAACGATGTGCTGGCCACCTACGCGGTCACCAGACGTGCGGTCCAGCGAGCCCGCGCCGGCGAGGGTCCGTCCCTCATCGAGGCCGTCACCTACCGGATGGAGGCCCACACCACCTCCGATGACCCGACCCGCTACCGCACGCCCGAGGAGATGGACGAGTGGCAGCGGCGTGACCCCATCGCCCGCTTCGGGGCGTACCTGAGCGCAGAGGGCCTGATGGACGACGAGCTGAAGGACCGGATCGACGCCGATGTCGAGACCCTGGCCTCCGGCATCCGCGAGGAGATCTACGAAGCGCCACACGGCGACCCGATGGAGCTGTTCGAGCACGTCTACGTCGACCCCCCGGCCGAGTTCGCCGACCAGCGGGCGCTGCTGACGCGCGAGCTGGACGCGGGCACCAACGGAACGGAAGGCTGA
- a CDS encoding DsbA family protein, translating into MQVRFYFDPLCPWCWVTSFWLDDEVRPHRDIEIDWRPISLKVRNEGKEIDPEYREKVQPAMNRSFALLRIVEALRKDGKTDQIRAVYKEFGTHFHHADDGLDFDVTEALTAAGVDASYAEYMDDSSLDEAVRASTAEAEDVAGDDVGTPIIAYEVDGEWKGYFGPVIPSVPTGDAALTLWDGLSALIEVDGFYELKRTRNEGPDMSSIQL; encoded by the coding sequence ATGCAGGTCCGCTTCTACTTCGACCCCCTCTGCCCCTGGTGCTGGGTCACCAGCTTCTGGCTGGACGACGAGGTTCGTCCCCACCGCGACATCGAGATCGACTGGCGTCCCATCAGCCTGAAGGTCCGCAACGAGGGCAAGGAGATCGATCCCGAGTACCGGGAGAAGGTCCAGCCAGCAATGAACCGGTCGTTCGCGCTGCTCCGCATCGTGGAGGCCCTTCGCAAGGACGGCAAGACCGATCAGATCCGTGCGGTCTACAAGGAGTTCGGAACACACTTCCACCACGCGGACGACGGGCTCGACTTCGACGTGACCGAGGCGCTGACCGCGGCCGGCGTCGACGCCTCCTACGCCGAGTACATGGACGACAGCTCGCTGGATGAGGCCGTCCGAGCATCGACGGCGGAGGCCGAGGACGTGGCCGGCGACGACGTCGGAACGCCGATCATCGCCTACGAGGTGGACGGCGAGTGGAAGGGCTACTTCGGTCCGGTCATCCCGAGCGTGCCGACCGGTGATGCGGCGCTCACGCTCTGGGACGGGCTGTCGGCGCTCATCGAGGTCGACGGGTTCTACGAACTGAAGCGCACCCGGAACGAGGGTCCGGACATGAGCAGCATCCAGCTGTAG
- a CDS encoding sigma-70 family RNA polymerase sigma factor, producing the protein MALDPALASFCRQAHPRLVGSLTLYTADPALAEEIAQDALASLITTWAEVQHKREPLAWAHTVALNLARTRLRRRRVGRRLLRLAATTTPTVHHDPDAGDAVAVRQALQCLPHRQRAVLIARFYAGHSVAETAHILDVPQGTVKSDTHRALAALRALLGDDALAAPATGSSATSHVLGPAPRPGRPGHQKPSPQNGPQRQPGNTTQPTPRSTHE; encoded by the coding sequence ATGGCCCTCGATCCAGCGCTAGCATCCTTCTGCCGCCAGGCCCACCCCCGTCTGGTCGGCAGTCTGACGCTGTACACGGCCGATCCTGCACTTGCCGAGGAGATCGCCCAGGACGCCTTGGCGTCGCTGATCACGACCTGGGCTGAGGTCCAACACAAACGAGAGCCGTTGGCGTGGGCACACACCGTGGCGCTGAACCTCGCCCGGACCCGCCTGCGACGGCGGCGCGTTGGCCGCCGGCTGCTGCGGTTGGCAGCCACGACGACACCCACGGTGCACCACGATCCCGACGCTGGGGACGCTGTGGCAGTACGTCAGGCACTGCAGTGTCTGCCCCACCGACAGCGCGCCGTCCTCATCGCTCGCTTCTACGCGGGACACTCCGTGGCTGAGACGGCTCACATCCTCGACGTTCCCCAGGGCACCGTGAAGTCCGACACGCACCGCGCGTTGGCCGCGCTGCGGGCACTGCTGGGTGATGACGCCCTGGCGGCCCCGGCGACCGGCTCATCGGCCACAAGCCACGTACTGGGTCCTGCGCCTCGCCCTGGAAGGCCAGGCCACCAGAAGCCGTCACCTCAGAACGGACCACAGAGGCAGCCCGGCAACACGACTCAGCCGACCCCACGGAGTACCCATGAGTGA